TGTGCGCATCCTCGGTCTCATAAACACATcgagtttctgtttctttgattgtTTAGGCCATGCtggaaatttctgttttcttcttcagtCAGCGTCTTCAGGAGAAATGTGTACACAAAGGCAAAATGGCTTTCAAAGGAGGCTCCGTCCTCCTTTCTGTGCTTGGTACGGGCATCAGATTGAAGGCCATTCAGCTGTACCTGACGCTGGTTCTCTCAGCAGCCTGGAGATTAACCTCTTCTAAGGCTCTGAGCTATTTTTGAGGTAGAGACTGCAACAACATTAAAGCTAGAACCCATTAGGAAATCACTTTCATCATCTCTTCTTTTTCCAaatcagtgggttttttttttttttttcctgatctcatgaccctttAATCTCCTTTGTAGCAGAACAAGGAGACTGTTGGTGTGTGTTTGCATCCAGCGAAGTTAGAATCCTTGATAACAGCTTCCGAAGACACCAAGATATTAGAGAACTGCGTAGAGAGATGAATTTCATGTCTGGGTGGATGACTTAATGCTGAAGGTGCCCTGCTTTCCTTGTGCAGAACCATAATTTTTGTTGATGTTGTGCAAACCAGGCTCAAAATTTCCAAAAGACACACAGCAGAAAGCCTTTTGTTGCATTATTTCTAAAGGCTTGAAGTTTTGAAGGGAagagattttgttttcctctcgGGCTACACAATGGAGCTTTCAGAGAACCTCTTTTAAAAGGAATAGCTACAGCCTTTGTGTTGAAGGGTGTGTCTGTTGGCAGGGTCTGCTGATGCAGACAGACTGGCTGGTGATTAACAAAGGTCATTAGACTTTGGAATCTGGCAAGCAGAGTCGGATGGTATGTCTTCTTGTGTGTGGAAGGACGACTCCCAAGAAGCCAAGGCATTCTGAAGgtccccccagcccacccccaaaATCCTGCTGTGGAACAACAGGGGTCTGGTCCAGGATCGTCCTGCAATAACCAGTGCTCTGCTGGGACTAACGAACAAGCTTATCAATCATGGGATAAAAGAACCTTCGGAGATCTTGGTGAATGACATTTGAGGAGGAGAAAGGTGCTGCTTTTCGGGAAGCAATGAAAACAGTTCATGCTTTGTTGGGAGGAGAAGAGCATAGGAGGAGCCCAGCCTGTTCTTCTACTGCTCATTTCTGATCGTCAGCCTAGCAGAATCCCAGAGAAGCCATGTTGTGCACGGAGGAGAAGCTCTGAGCTAAAATGGCTGCTCCTAAAGCTCAGAGGGACTAGGGCAGCTTAGTGAGTCTTAGAGCTTCAGTGACGCAGGAGCTCCTATCTCTTGAAAGTGTGATAAACACATTCAGCAGAGCTGTGGCTTGTTTGGCTGAGATGAAAGGGCTAGGCTTGGGGGATGGGGAGTGCACACTGGATGATCTGCTTTTTTCTGCGAAGTGTTCTAAATGCAGGAGTCGTCTGCACCATGGAAAAATTTGTTTTCAGGTCTAATGGACTGTGCGAAAGGAGAAGTGGGGTGGGGCCTCAGTGACTGCTGTAATTTGATCCAGAGCTGATAGCAACCTCTTCCACACAATTTGGGTTGGTGCTTAGGCATAAAAGCTTGTGTATCTCGAATATTGAGACTTAGTTAGCTGAAAAGACTCTGGTGCACAGTTCAGTGTTTATTGAAAAAGGATAAATTGCTGGGTGAAAGAAGAGGAGGTAAATATCTGTGTCTCACTCTGCAAGCTCAGGCTGTCCAGAGCTGGACTTGCCAGAAGTTATTTTAGCAGGCTATCAGCAGGAGCATTCTTTCATAGAAAATCCGCTCGCAATGGCTCCCTTTCTCTACGTTGACCTATTACTAGACGTTGCTCCTCCTGCAGAAACAATTTACCTTTTGCCACGAAAGTATGGAAAGTTGCTGTGCCATAAAAGTATAGAAAGATTTGGCCAAGGCTTTAGTTCTTGGACATCTGGTTCTAGATTACAGTGACTCAGTAGAGTTTGCGGTGAGCTCAATGAAGTAACTCCCCGATTAAGATAATAACCGGGTATCTCAACTCAAGATATGTTTTAAGATGGGACAGACTACGCCTCCTAATACATTTTTAACTGCTTCATGGTGAGCCTCTCCGTTGAGTTAGTGTGAAGCTATCTATGTCTTTCAATCACACAGTGAAAAGAGCAGAGTGCTGGGCAAGTTGTGCTTTATTCTATGGTAGGTTCACAGCTTTTTGCGTGCAAGTGTACACTTCACATTTGAGAAGGGGAGATGTAGGAAAAGAGAGAGTCATGCCCTAGCAGCCCCTCTTCAGAACTGTGTGTGTTACCTTAATATGTAAATCCAGGTACCAAGGTGCAACTTTAAACTAGAAACTGGACTGTCATCTGAAGTTGGTTATTGGAGAATCTCATGAGAAATAGTTTATGACCTAATTAGGTTGGAGAAGCTGTTAGGTTATAATTGGTAGGTAGTAAAAGGCAAAATGACCATTTAGCTTATGAAACACATACACATGCGCACAACTAAACTGTTTGGCGAAAGGAAGAAAGAGGCGTACCCCAATATCAGTTAAGATATTGGAATAATAAAAGGTGTAATAAAAGCTCTCTCTACCACCAGTCCGGGATTCAATACTGTTTCACCATTTGGTGATGAAACATCGATGTTCTAATGTTAAAACGGCTAATAAAGACTGAAATCTGTCCTTTTTTTCTGTGCAGACCTCCTCTTTACTCCTGAGAAGGTTCtagttcaaaagaaaaatgggtcCAAGGCAGAATCAAAGTCAATATCAACTTACCAAGAAGTTTGAATTCAGTCAAGAAATTCAGAAACTACTAAAACTTTTGAACTGTTAAGGGTTTCCTTGACAAATGGCTTTTGAAGATGTATTTATATCAAACTGGAAAATGTTTATCtgggttcccccccacccccttctttgAAGTTATGAACTCAAGGACATTATCCCTATTATGTCTGGTTGCATTCCTTTGGCCGGTGTTCCAACTGGCAAAGTTCAGGAAGAGAAATCTACCGATACTAGAAATTCTTCTGTTAATGGACTCGTAGCCCCATTGACTTGGGATATGCAAATAGTGCATTTCTTTAGATGCTTTGTTCTGATTTCTGTCACAGGTTCCTAATGTGAGAAGGTAGGCCCGGATCATGGAGGTGCTTCAGTGTGATGGCTGTGACTTCAGGGCCCCATCTTACGAAGATCTCAAGGCGCACATTCAGGATGTCCACACGGCATTTCTGCAGCCAACTGATGTTGCTGAAGACAATGCTAACGAGCCACGATCCGGGTCCATGAATGCCAGTAATCAGACAGAGGTGGAGTATTCTTCTATAAAGGACGAATTTGCGATCGCAGAGGATCTATCAGGTAAATCTTTGCCGAATCTTGGCACACCTGATGTTATTTTACTGCCCTCCTCTAGCTGTAGCCTATAGCCGTGACTCTCGATACGTGTGGCTTCTTCAGAGTTTCTTGCCCTTTGCAAGCCATTTTTGTGGTTTGGGCATCATGTTTCTCTTCTTAAGCATCCTAGGTTATTGTCCTTTTCGGCTTCCTTACGTCTCTTAGTTTCCTTTCAATTTGGAGAACAGGATAGTGTCTTGCAGAATTCTGGAATGAATGTCGCAGTGTGTGAAACGTGTCTTTTTATAGCCGTAGGGCGCATTTAGTAGGAGATGAGGTGAGTATTGTTCCTAAAACCGAACACTCCATCTTCATCTGTGAGAAGCGATACGTGGATGTACATTACTGCTTCATTTATACTCTTCAGGGCCTCATCTTGAGACGTTAGGCCTTTTGAATGTGATGTTTATTAATGaagaataattgaaaagaaaaattgatttgCATGATGAAATTTCTTAATTcgcttttgtttgcttttctgttctcACTTACCTTACACTTCCTCTTTAGGTCAAAATGCAACTGCGTTGGGGACCGGAAGCTACTATGGCCACAGTCCTGGATATTACGGTCAGCATATTGCCCCTAATCCCAAACCAACCAACAAGTTTTTTCAATGCAAGTTCTGCGTACGCTACTTCAGGTCAAAAAACCTCCTCATTGAACACACAAGGAAGGTCCACGGAGCTCAAGCTGAAGGGAGTTCAGTGGGACCCCCTGTTCCCGGATCCTTAAATTATAATATCATGATGCACGAGGGGTTTGGAAAGGTCTTCTCTTGCCAGTTTTGCACGTACAAGTCACCGAGGAGGGCAAGAATAATTAAGCATCAGAAGATGTATCACAAGAACAATTTGAAGGAGACCActgctgccctgcctgcccccgcTCCAATGCCAGACCCCGTGGTCCCACCCGTGTCCCTGCAGGACCCCTGTAAGGAACTGCCCGCAGAGGTCGTGGAGCGCAGCATCTTAGAGTCCATGGTCAAGCCTTTGACCAAGTCTCGAGGCAACTTTTGCTGTGAGTGGTGCAGCTACCAGACCCCCCGCCGAGAACGCTGGTGTGACCACATGATGAAGAAGCATCGCAGCATGGTCAAGATCCTTTCCAGCCTCCGACAGCAGCAAGAAGGGACGAACCTCCCTGATGTGCAGAACAAAAGCGCCCCCAGCCCCACTTCCAATTCCACCTATCTGTCCATGAATGCTGCAAGCCGGGAGATGCCCAGCGCTAACGTCTCCAACTTTCGGGGCTCCATCAGTAACTCCATCATGAGACCCAATTCTTCGTCCGCTTCCAAGTTTTCACCCGTGTCTTACCCTCCGATGAAGCCGAAGTCCCCTCACAACTCTGGCCTAGTTAACTTGGCAGAGCGATCGCGTTATGGAATAGCTGACATGACCAATTCCTCCGCTGACCTGGAAACTAACAGCATGCTGAACGACTCCAGTTCTGATGAAGAGCTGAACGAGATAGACAGCGAGAATGGCTTGAATGCGATGGATCACCAGACATCGGGCATGTCTGCAGAGCAGCTGATGGGCTCAGATGGCAACAAGCTGTTGGAGACCAAGGGGATTCCGTTTAGAAGGTTCATGAATAGGTTCCAGTGCCCCTTTTGTCCCTTCCTCACTATGCATCGACGTAGCATCTCCCGTCACATAGAAAACATCCACCTGTCCGGAAAGACCGCTGTCTACAAATGTGACGAATGTCCGTTTACTTGCAAGAGCTCGTTAAAACTCGGGGCTCACAAGCAGTGTCACACGGGTACGACGTCAGATTGGGATGCTGTGAACTCCCAGAGCGAAAGCATTTCTTCTTCACTGAATGAAGGCGTTGTGTCTTACGAGAGCCCAAGCATCAATGGCAGAAAGTCAGGAGTCCTGTTGGATCCCTTGCAGCAGCaacagccgccgccgccgcccccaccgccaccgccgcctCCATCTCAGCCACAGCCACCACAGCTCCAGCCACCACACCAGGTGCCACCccagccgcagccccagcccccaccgacgcagcagccccagccccccgTGCAAGCCCCGCCCCTGCACCCTTACAAATGCACCATGTGTAATTACTCCACCACGACTCTGAAAGGGCTACGGGTCCATCAGCAGCACAAACACTCGTTCTGCGACAACTTGCCAAAATTCGAGGGGCAGCCCTCAAGCCTGCCGTTGGAGAGTGAGACAGACAGCCACCCCTCTTCCAGCAACACTGTGAAGAAAAGTCAGACCTCAATTCTTGGGTTGTCCTCCAAGAACAATTTTGTAGCTAAGGCCTCTAGGAAGCTCGCTAATGACTTTCCCCTCGATTTATCGCCTGTGAAGAAGAGAACGAGGATCGACGAGATAGCCAGCAACCTGCAAAGCAAAATCAACCAGACAAAACAGCAGGAGGACGCGGTGATCAACGTGGAGGACgacgaggaggaagaggaagacaatGAAGTGGAGATAGAGGTTGAGTTGGACAGGGAGGAAGAGCCAACAGAGCCAGTCATGGAGGTGTCCGCATCCTTTTCGGCCCAGCAGATTTGGGCGAGAGACGCCGGCGAGCCCCCGAAGGAGCCCAACTTCAGAAGCGTCGCCCACGATTACAACGCCACCAACGGGGCTGAGATTGAGCTCACCCTTTCTGAAGACGAAGAGGATTATTACGGCTCCTCGACAAACATGAAAGATCACCAAGTTTCCAACGCCGCTCTGCTGAACACCCAGACTCCCATCTATGGAACCGAGCACAATAACGAGAACACGGACTTTGGTGACTCTGGAAGGCTTTACTATTGCAAACACTGTGACTTTAACAACAAATCTGCTCGGAGCGTCAGCACCCACTACCAACGAATGCACCCGTACATTAAGTTCAGCTTTAGGTACATCTTGGATCCCAATGATCACAGTGCGGTGTACAGGTGCCTGGAATGCTACATTGATTACACCAACTTTGAAGACCTGCAGCAGCATTACGGCGAACACCACCCAGAAGCCATGAATGTACTCAACTTTGACCATTCGGACCTGATCTACCGGTGTCGGTTTTGTTCCTACACGAGCCCGAATGTCAGAAGCCTGATGCCACATTACCAAAGAATGCATCCCACGGTTAAGATTAACAACGCGATGATATTTTCCAGCTATGTCGTGGAGCAGCAGGAAGGGCTGAATACGGAATCCCAGACGCTGAGGGAGATTCTGAATTCGGCCCCCAAGAGCCTGGCGACTTCCACTCCCGTGGCTCGCGGTGGCGGTCTGCCAGCTACGTTTAATAAAAACACTCCTTCAAAGACCTTTACTCCAGAATGTGAAAATCAGAAGGACCCCTCAGTTAACACTGTTGTCGTTTACGATTGCGACGTTTGCTCGTTCGCAAGCCCCAACATGCATTCTGTCTTGGTTCATTATCAGAAGAAACACCCGGAAGAAAAGGCTTCCTACTTTAGGATCCAGAAAACCATGCGAATGGTGTCTGTGGACAGGGGCTCTGCCCTTTCTCAATTATCATTTGAGGTGGGTGCTCCAATGTCTCCCAAAATGTCCAACATgggttccccaccccccccaccacccccgccaCCAGACCTCAGTACTGAGCTTTACTACTGCAAACACTGTTCCTACAGTAATCGGTCAGTTGTGGGAGTGCTTGTCCACTACCAGAAAAGACACCCAGAGATAAAGGTCACTGCCAAATATATCAGGCAGGCTCCTCCCACAGCTGCAATGATGAGGGGGTCCGAGGGGCCCCAAGGCTCCCCTCGGCCACCCGCCCCCATGCAGCAGCTGACCCGAAGCAGCTCTGAGAGAGACGGCCCTCCCGCCGAGAATGAGATGTTCTTTTGCCAGCACTGTGATTACGGGAACCGGACGGTCAAAGGTGTCCTCATTCACTATCAGAAGAAGCACCGAGACTTCAAGGCCAATGCAGATGTGATTCGGCAGCACACGGCCACCATCCGAAGCCTCTGTGACCGCAACCAGAAGAAGCCTGCCGGTTGTGTGCTTGTCGCCCCCTCGAACATGGAGAGGGATAAAGCTAAGCTGCGAGCGCTCAAGTGTAGGCAGTGCTCGTATACCTCCCCCTACTTCTATGCACTGAGGAAGCATATCAAGAAAGACCACCCTGCCCTGAAGGCCACGGTCACGTCCATCATGCGGTGGGCATTTCTAGATGGCTTGATAGAAGCTGGCTACCACTGTGAGTGGTGCATCTATTCCCACACAGAGCCCAACGGTTTGCTCCTGCATTACCAAAGGAGGCATCCAGAGCATTACGTTGACTATACTTACATGGCTACCAAACTCTGGGCTGGGCCAGACCCGTCCCCCCCCTCTCTCGCAATGCCCGCGGAAGCCAAAACGTACAGGTGCAGAGACTGTGTTTTTGAAGCCATGTCCATCTGGGACATCACCAATCACTACCAGGCGTTCCATCCCTGGGCCATGAATGGTGATGAGTCGGTGCTGCTGGATATCATCAAGGAGAAAGATGCCATTGagaaccccctcccctcctccgaAGAGCTGGTGGGTCCTGTGAATTGTGAAAACAGCATGCCCGCTCCACTGCCCGAGCAGGACGTCGAATGCCCAGAGGATGCGAGGCTGTCCCCAGAGAAAAGCATCCAGCTGGCTTCTGCCAACCCGGCCATATCCTCCACCCCGTACCAGTGCACGGTGTGCCAGTCCGAGTATAACAACCTGCACGGCCTTCTCACCCATTATGGGAAGAAGCACCCCGGCATGAAGGTGAAGGCTGCTGACTTTGCCCAGGACATCGACATTAACCCCGGCGCCGTTTACAAATGCAGGCATTGCCCGTACATCAACACCCGCATCCACGGCGTCCTGACCCACTACCAGAAGCGACACCCGTCCATCAAGGTGACCGCCGAGGACTTTGTGCACGACGTGGAACAGTCGGCCGACATAGCCCAGAACGACGTGGAGGAGACGAGCAGGATCTTCAAGCAAGGCTACGGCGCCTACCGTTGCAAACTGTGTCCGTACACGCACGGCACGCTGGAGAAGCTCAAAATCCACTACGAGAAGTACCACAATCAGCCTGAATTCGATGTCTTTTCCCAGTCGCCCCCGAA
Above is a window of Canis lupus baileyi chromosome 10, mCanLup2.hap1, whole genome shotgun sequence DNA encoding:
- the ZNF462 gene encoding zinc finger protein 462 isoform X1, with the protein product MEVLQCDGCDFRAPSYEDLKAHIQDVHTAFLQPTDVAEDNANEPRSGSMNASNQTEVEYSSIKDEFAIAEDLSGQNATALGTGSYYGHSPGYYGQHIAPNPKPTNKFFQCKFCVRYFRSKNLLIEHTRKVHGAQAEGSSVGPPVPGSLNYNIMMHEGFGKVFSCQFCTYKSPRRARIIKHQKMYHKNNLKETTAALPAPAPMPDPVVPPVSLQDPCKELPAEVVERSILESMVKPLTKSRGNFCCEWCSYQTPRRERWCDHMMKKHRSMVKILSSLRQQQEGTNLPDVQNKSAPSPTSNSTYLSMNAASREMPSANVSNFRGSISNSIMRPNSSSASKFSPVSYPPMKPKSPHNSGLVNLAERSRYGIADMTNSSADLETNSMLNDSSSDEELNEIDSENGLNAMDHQTSGMSAEQLMGSDGNKLLETKGIPFRRFMNRFQCPFCPFLTMHRRSISRHIENIHLSGKTAVYKCDECPFTCKSSLKLGAHKQCHTGTTSDWDAVNSQSESISSSLNEGVVSYESPSINGRKSGVLLDPLQQQQPPPPPPPPPPPPSQPQPPQLQPPHQVPPQPQPQPPPTQQPQPPVQAPPLHPYKCTMCNYSTTTLKGLRVHQQHKHSFCDNLPKFEGQPSSLPLESETDSHPSSSNTVKKSQTSILGLSSKNNFVAKASRKLANDFPLDLSPVKKRTRIDEIASNLQSKINQTKQQEDAVINVEDDEEEEEDNEVEIEVELDREEEPTEPVMEVSASFSAQQIWARDAGEPPKEPNFRSVAHDYNATNGAEIELTLSEDEEDYYGSSTNMKDHQVSNAALLNTQTPIYGTEHNNENTDFGDSGRLYYCKHCDFNNKSARSVSTHYQRMHPYIKFSFRYILDPNDHSAVYRCLECYIDYTNFEDLQQHYGEHHPEAMNVLNFDHSDLIYRCRFCSYTSPNVRSLMPHYQRMHPTVKINNAMIFSSYVVEQQEGLNTESQTLREILNSAPKSLATSTPVARGGGLPATFNKNTPSKTFTPECENQKDPSVNTVVVYDCDVCSFASPNMHSVLVHYQKKHPEEKASYFRIQKTMRMVSVDRGSALSQLSFEVGAPMSPKMSNMGSPPPPPPPPPDLSTELYYCKHCSYSNRSVVGVLVHYQKRHPEIKVTAKYIRQAPPTAAMMRGSEGPQGSPRPPAPMQQLTRSSSERDGPPAENEMFFCQHCDYGNRTVKGVLIHYQKKHRDFKANADVIRQHTATIRSLCDRNQKKPAGCVLVAPSNMERDKAKLRALKCRQCSYTSPYFYALRKHIKKDHPALKATVTSIMRWAFLDGLIEAGYHCEWCIYSHTEPNGLLLHYQRRHPEHYVDYTYMATKLWAGPDPSPPSLAMPAEAKTYRCRDCVFEAMSIWDITNHYQAFHPWAMNGDESVLLDIIKEKDAIENPLPSSEELVGPVNCENSMPAPLPEQDVECPEDARLSPEKSIQLASANPAISSTPYQCTVCQSEYNNLHGLLTHYGKKHPGMKVKAADFAQDIDINPGAVYKCRHCPYINTRIHGVLTHYQKRHPSIKVTAEDFVHDVEQSADIAQNDVEETSRIFKQGYGAYRCKLCPYTHGTLEKLKIHYEKYHNQPEFDVFSQSPPKLPVSLEPEITTEVSPSQVSVTEEDVGEEPVSTSHFSTSHLVSHTVFRCQLCKYFCSTRKGIARHYRIKHNNVRAQPEGKNNLFKCALCAYTNPIRKGLAAHYQKRHDIDAYYTHCLAASRTISDKPNKVIIPSPPKDDSPQLSEELRRAVEKKKCSLCSFQSFSKKGIVSHYMKRHPGVFPKKQHASKLGGYFTAVYADEHEKPVLMEEEDRGSFEKAEVEGSEAQEMEWLPFRCIKCFKLSFSTAELLCMHYTDHHSRDLKRDFVILASGPRLQNPAYQCKHCDSKLQSTAELTSHLNIHNEEFQKRAKRQERRKQLLSKQKYADGAFADFKQERPFGHLEEVPKIKERKVVGYKCKFCVEVHPTLRAICNHLRKHVQYGSVPAVSAAVKGLRSHERSHLALAMFTREDKYSCQYCSFVSAFRHNLDRHMQTHHGHHKPFRCKLCSFKSSYNSRLKTHILKAHAGEHAYKCSCCSFSTMTISQLKEHSLKVHGKALTLPRPRIVSLLSSHAHHSSQKATPAEEVEDSNDSSYSEPPDVQQQLNHYQSAALARNNSRVSPVPLSGAPGGAEQKTEAVLHCEFCEFSSGYIQSIRRHYRDKHGGKKLFKCKDCSFYTGFKSAFTMHVEAGHSAVPEEGPKDLRCPLCLYHTKYKRNMIDHIVLHREERVVPIEVCRSKLSKYLQGVVFRCDKCTFTCSSDESLQQHIEKHNELKPYKCQLCYYETKHTEELDSHLRDEHKVSRNFELVGRVNLDQLEQMKEKMESSSSEDEDKEEEMSSKAADRDLMRFSDRGAAINTEKRFPCEFCGRAFSQGSEWERHVLRHGMALNDTKPVSREEIHLKESVEDSIKMPSIEEKEDDEAIGIDFSLKNETVAICVVAADKSLLENAEAKNE
- the ZNF462 gene encoding zinc finger protein 462 isoform X2; the protein is MEVLQCDGCDFRAPSYEDLKAHIQDVHTAFLQPTDVAEDNANEPRSGSMNASNQTEVEYSSIKDEFAIAEDLSGQNATALGTGSYYGHSPGYYGQHIAPNPKPTNKFFQCKFCVRYFRSKNLLIEHTRKVHGAQAEGSSVGPPVPGSLNYNIMMHEGFGKVFSCQFCTYKSPRRARIIKHQKMYHKNNLKETTAALPAPAPMPDPVVPPVSLQDPCKELPAEVVERSILESMVKPLTKSRGNFCCEWCSYQTPRRERWCDHMMKKHRSMVKILSSLRQQQEGTNLPDVQNKSAPSPTSNSTYLSMNAASREMPSANVSNFRGSISNSIMRPNSSSASKFSPVSYPPMKPKSPHNSGLVNLAERSRYGIADMTNSSADLETNSMLNDSSSDEELNEIDSENGLNAMDHQTSGMSAEQLMGSDGNKLLETKGIPFRRFMNRFQCPFCPFLTMHRRSISRHIENIHLSGKTAVYKCDECPFTCKSSLKLGAHKQCHTGTTSDWDAVNSQSESISSSLNEGVVSYESPSINGRKSGVLLDPLQQQQPPPPPPPPPPPPSQPQPPQLQPPHQVPPQPQPQPPPTQQPQPPVQAPPLHPYKCTMCNYSTTTLKGLRVHQQHKHSFCDNLPKFEGQPSSLPLESETDSHPSSSNTVKKSQTSILGLSSKNNFVAKASRKLANDFPLDLSPVKKRTRIDEIASNLQSKINQTKQQEDAVINVEDDEEEEEDNEVEIEVELDREEEPTEPVMEVSASFSAQQIWARDAGEPPKEPNFRSVAHDYNATNGAEIELTLSEDEEDYYGSSTNMKDHQVSNAALLNTQTPIYGTEHNNENTDFGDSGRLYYCKHCDFNNKSARSVSTHYQRMHPYIKFSFRYILDPNDHSAVYRCLECYIDYTNFEDLQQHYGEHHPEAMNVLNFDHSDLIYRCRFCSYTSPNVRSLMPHYQRMHPTVKINNAMIFSSYVVEQQEGLNTESQTLREILNSAPKSLATSTPVARGGGLPATFNKNTPSKTFTPECENQKDPSVNTVVVYDCDVCSFASPNMHSVLVHYQKKHPEEKASYFRIQKTMRMVSVDRGSALSQLSFEPFGHLEEVPKIKERKVVGYKCKFCVEVHPTLRAICNHLRKHVQYGSVPAVSAAVKGLRSHERSHLALAMFTREDKYSCQYCSFVSAFRHNLDRHMQTHHGHHKPFRCKLCSFKSSYNSRLKTHILKAHAGEHAYKCSCCSFSTMTISQLKEHSLKVHGKALTLPRPRIVSLLSSHAHHSSQKATPAEEVEDSNDSSYSEPPDVQQQLNHYQSAALARNNSRVSPVPLSGAPGGAEQKTEAVLHCEFCEFSSGYIQSIRRHYRDKHGGKKLFKCKDCSFYTGFKSAFTMHVEAGHSAVPEEGPKDLRCPLCLYHTKYKRNMIDHIVLHREERVVPIEVCRSKLSKYLQGVVFRCDKCTFTCSSDESLQQHIEKHNELKPYKCQLCYYETKHTEELDSHLRDEHKVSRNFELVGRVNLDQLEQMKEKMESSSSEDEDKEEEMSSKAADRDLMRFSDRGAAINTEKRFPCEFCGRAFSQGSEWERHVLRHGMALNDTKPVSREEIHLKESVEDSIKMPSIEEKEDDEAIGIDFSLKNETVAICVVAADKSLLENAEAKNE